One stretch of Armigeres subalbatus isolate Guangzhou_Male chromosome 2, GZ_Asu_2, whole genome shotgun sequence DNA includes these proteins:
- the LOC134209277 gene encoding uncharacterized protein LOC134209277: MLMMHYFQHSLSHMAVMKDKIRKSGCIQHNILLVNAEAVKLATLPNTESEGHSSAIKAPRQLPKRRVDAGGMTSLLKLNTQSYQNRFVFFLAPCQPRQIFKIRGNMEDSATDGHEEYNCVACQRPDSADNMVQCDQCDVWKHYACAEVNESIRDRSFLCGDCTAHAAHQSDDVISVRSEFSHTSSTSVFSVCLNQLVERQQTERARVELELQRRHLDEQQKLIDRVLDGEEIASHRSGGTRGGAIIDATSPSSNMRLVTPTPPGAPLAPNARRSMPPPSDTPKTTAPVMVSIPLSAIEPGTVEFLKAKRDPKAAFIALKDRVEQCEHRANPTSEELANLRSQVEMCRKLLEKFQHGAETSQPVHRSAPVNSSMVRPPKPAANTSQVKKQTGTIPKTNRSMQQTPADDQIQWDRHSSDGAVGGTDPLEDLWSLRMPVRQTSRPPVSRTMEPQQQLAARQSLAKELPRFTGDPAEWPIFISNYRYTTKACGFTDGENMLRLQRCLSGPALETVRCRLVLPAAVPQVIETLRLRFGRPELLINALLRKVREIPAPKSDKLEGLIDFGMAVQALCDHIEAANERAHLSNPSLLQELVAKLPADQRMMWAGYKRGFQEVDLKTFGDYMAAVVRDATSVVTFEPEVKRNNPRDRPKGKGFINSHAVETPGRTWDSSSDPTETAKQFNCLNQSSKNPTLGAAEIQKMLTVDDRWRRVRALSLCQNCLFSHGRRACRGRKSCDINGCQYRHHPLLHSSRGPPKSSESTVQVAENHTHRHLSSSTLFRIIPVTLYGENSSINTFAFLDEGSDLTLVESDLITSLGLKGTPLPLCLRWTGNTSRVEKGSQQVTVEIAGLGQDKRHKLLNARTILIGIDNLRLALPLKVREGEDGTAPVAVKTRLGWCVYGPHESSKQDSYSFHICECSCDETLHEAVKDFFAIEGVGVCPTVILMKQEDERALTIMEATTYRVGYRFETGLIWKEDHVEFPNSYYMAVRRLECLERRMDRDTVLKENLHRQIREYAAKGYAHKATKAEMEAADPRRVWHLPVGAVMNPKKPGKVRVIWDAAAKVDGVSLNSALLKGPDQLSSLPAILFRFRLYGVAVSSDIQEMFHQIRIRKADKNSQRFLWRDNPSEKPTVYLMDVATFGSTCSPASAQFVKTGTPSNTESCIRKRTEEEAAKVAREVRHVHGNGGFELHNWRSNSSTVLERLGEVPLAAEKQLKLVDGVNTERVLGMLWSPSTDELSFSTQMSVEVQSLIQTATRPTKRQVLRCVMTLFDPLGLLSPFLIHGKVLIQDIWREGTEWDEQVSTNVFAKWQRWVQMIEYISGVRIPRCYFHHANHKTYHNSELHVFVDASEVAYSCAIYLRTLSSEMGPLCCLIAAKSKIAPLKPWSIPRLELQGCVLGVRWSKFVRENHGIPVSKMVFWTDSRTALAWIMADPRSYRQFVSFRVGEILEHTTASEWRWVPSKSNPADEATKWGSGPYFDPNSKWFHGPDFLRLPEEEWPHPKEPVMVTTEEMRASILHHCSFEPMHLKYTGQLQQSELRAAETTICKLVQYDSYPDEIAALSNKVPNETGQEAIGKHSSIYRLMPIMDDNGLLRERGRIGAAADIGYNVCHPIILPRNHHITELLVRRYHERYRHGNTETVVNEIRQLYSISRLRLVVKRVSRECTFCKIRRAKPAIPPMAPLPPARLAHHERAFTYTGGDYFGPLLVKLGRSNVKRWVALFTCLTVRAVYLEVAYTLSTESCISCVRRFVGRRGPPAEFFSDNGTNFQGADRVLRHQISQGLSDTFTSTNTKWNFIPPGAPHMGGAWERLVKSVKTSMTEAYSEEKLDDEGLQTLVVEAERMVNSRPLTYLPLRSLRSRRDQRSNDTVWVQPSELVRREILGRSWELIQRQLDVFWRRWMVEYLPVIRRQPKWFDETRSLEPGDLVMVAEPTKRNGWERGRIIRMISNPDGRHRQAVVQIGQRAWCGRSQG; encoded by the exons gttgcattcaacACAATATTCTGCTTGTTAACGCAGAAGCCGTCAAGCTGGCAACCTTGCCCAACACCGAATCTGAAGGGCACTCGTCAGCTATCAAAGCGCCACGTCAGCTGCCGAAGCGCCGCGTCGACGCTGGTGGAATGACATCGCTC TTGAAGCTCAATACACAAAGCTATCAGAACCGGTTTGTGTTTTTCCTTGCGCCCTGCCAGCCTCGACAAATCTTCAAAATTCGTGGCAACATGGAAGACAGCGCGACCGATGGCCACGAGGAATACAACTGTGTGGCCTGCCAACGGCCAGATAGTGCGGACAACATGGTCCAGTGCGACCAGTGCGACGTCTGGAAGCATTACGCCTGCGCCGAGGTGAATGAGAGCATCCGGGATCGATCCTTCTTGTGTGGTGATTGCACCGCGCATGCCGCACACCAGAGTGATGACGTCATATCGGTCCGAAGTGAATTCAGCCACACTAGCTCAACATCGGTGTTCTCCGTCTGCCTGAATCAGCTGGTGGAACGACAGCAGACCGAACGCGCTCGTGTGGAACTGGAACTCCAGCGGCGCCACTTGGACGAGCAGCAGAAACTGATCGACAGAGTACTAGATGGGGAGGAAATTGCGAGCCATCGTAGTGGCGGCACGAGAGGTGGTGCAATCATCGATGCGACTTCACCTTCGTCGAATATGCGCTTAGTGACACCAACTCCTCCTGGAGCTCCTCTGGCACCGAATGCTCGTCGGTCGATGCCTCCACCCAGTGATACACCGAAAACTACCGCTCCAGTGATGGTGTCAATTCCACTCTCGGCGATCGAGCCAGGTAccgtggaatttctgaaggccAAAAGGGATCCGAAAGCTGCCTTCATAGCCCTCAAGGATCGGGTTGAGCAGTGCGAGCATCGCGCCAACCCAACATCTGAAGAGCTGGCAAATCTACGATCTCAAGTAGAAATGTGCCGGAAGCTTTTGGAGAAGTTTCAACACGGCGCAGAAACAAGCCAGCCAGTTCATCGTTCAGCTCCGGTCAACTCGTCGATGGTGCGGCCACCAAAGCCAGCGGCGAACACGTCGCAAGTGAAGAAGCAGACCGGCACCATCCCGAAGACGAACCGATCGATGCAACAGACTCCCGCAGACGACCAGATACAGTGGGATCGTCATTCATCAGATGGAGCAGTTGGTGGAACCGATCCACTTGAGGATCTATGGTCGCTAAGGATGCCGGTAAGACAAACCAGCCGGCCACCGGTAAGTCGAACGATGGAACCCCAG CAGCAGTTAGCAGCAAGGCAGTCCCTGGCTAAAGAACTTCCTCGATTCACCGGTGACCCAGCGGAATGGCCGATCTTCATCTCTAACTATCGCTACACAACGAAAGCCTGTGGTTTTACAGATGGAGAAAATATGCTGCGCCTCCAACGGTGCCTGTCTGGACCAGCGCTTGAAACGGTTCGCTGTCGGTTGGTGCTGCCAGCAGCAGTCCCGCAGGTCATCGAGACACTTCGCTTGCGGTTCGGACGACCGGAATTGCTGATCAACGCTCTGCTTCGTAAGGTGCGAGAAATTCCAGCCCCAAAGTCGGATAAGCTGGAAGGACTAATTGACTTCGGAATGGCAGTGCAGGCGTTATGTGACCATATAGAAGCTGCGAACGAACGCGCTCACCTATCAAACCCGTCACTGCTGCAGGAACTCGTCGCTAAACTTCCTGCGGATCAACGAATGATGTGGGCGGGGTATAAGCGAGGATTCCAAGAAGTCGATCTCAAAACCTTCGGCGATTATATGGCAGCTGTGGTACGAGATGCGACAAGTGTAGTGACCTTCGAACCAGAGGTCAAACGAAACAACCCTCGCGACCGCCCGAAGGGCAAAGGATTCATTAACTCCCACGCAGTGGAAACGCCCGGAAGGACATGGGATTCATCGAGTGATCCGACAGAAACGGCGAAGCAGTTCAATTGCCTGAACCAGTCTTCAAAAAATCCCACTCTGGGAGCTGCTGAGATTCAAAAAATG TTGACAGTCGATGATCGTTGGAGACGAGTCCGTGCGCTGAGTCTATGTCAAAACTGTCTATTCAGCCATGGACGACGCGCGTGCCGAGGCAGAAAGTCTTGCGACATCAATGGCTGCCAGTACCGTCATCATCCGCTTCTCCACTCATCTAGAGGCCCACCAAAGTCATCGGAATCCACCGTTCAAGTCGCAGAAAACCACACCCATCGGCACCTGAGTTCCTCGACGTTGTTCCGAATCATTCCCGTCACTCTTTACGGGGAGAACAGTTCGATCAACACGTTCGCCTTTCTTGACGAGGGATCGGATCTGACATTGGTGGAAAGTGACTTGATTACTTCGCTGGGACTAAAAGGCACTCCTCTCCCTCTATGCCTTCGTTGGACTGGGAATACTTCACGCGTAGAGAAGGGTTCCCAACAGGTCACTGTCGAGATAGCTGGACTAGGGCAGGACAAGCGGCACAAATTGCTAAACGCGCGCACT ATTCTTATCGGGATCGATAATTTGCGGCTAGCGCTACCATTGAAAGTACGAGAAGGAGAAGATGGGACGGCGCCGGTGGCGGTGAAAACCAGACTAGGTTGGTGCGTCTACGGTCCCCATGAAAGCAGTAAACAAGATTCATACAGTTTCCACATCTGCGAATGTTCCTGTGATGAAACACTTCACGAGGCGGTGAAAGACTTCTTCGCCATTGAAGGAGTAGGAGTATGTCCGACAGTAATCCTGATGAAGCAGGAAGACGAACGGGCGCTAACCATAATGGAAGCCACAACTTACCGTGTTGGATACCGCTTCGAAACGGGACTAATTTGGAAAGAAGACCACGTAGAGTTCCCGAACAGCTATTACATGGCAGTGCGTCGGCTGGAATGCCTAGAGCGCAGGATGGATCGTGACACGGTACTGAAGGAGAATCTGCACCGACAAATACGCGAATACGCAGCAAAAGGATACGCGCACAAGGCTACGAAAGCAGAAATGGAAGCAGCGGATCCAAGGAGAGTATGGCACCTCCCAGTCGGAGCGGTGATGAACCCAAAGAAACCGGGGAAAGTCCGCGTTATTTGGGACGCTGCGGCTAAGGTCGACGGCGTATCGCTCAACAGTGCACTCCTCAAAGGACCAGATCAACTCTCTTCTCTTCCCGCGATTCTTTTCCGTTTCCGACTGTACGGGGTGGCAGTCAGCTCAGATATCCAGGAGATGTTTCACCAGATCCGAATCCGAAAAGCAGACAAGAACTCCCAACGCTTCCTGTGGCGAGACAACCCGTCTGAGAAGCCCACAGTATACCTGATGGACGTTGCCACATTCGGCAGTACTTGTTCACCGGCATCAGCACAGTTCGTTAAAACAGGAACGCCGAGCAACACCGAGAGCTGTATCCGGAAGCG CACGGAAGAGGAAGCAGCAAAAGTGGCACGCGAGGTACGACACGTACACGGCAACGGAGGGTTCGAATTGCACAACTGGCGGTCGAACAGTAGCACGGTGCTAGAACGACTGGGCGAAGTTCCACTTGCAGCCGAAAAGCAACTGAAACTCGTTGACGGAGTGAATACAGAGAGAGTGCTCGGAATGCTATGGAGTCCTTCAACCGACGAGCTGAGCTTTTCCACCCAGATGAGTGTAGAAGTCCAGTCACTGATTCAAACGGCCACGCGGCCGACAAAGAGGCAGGTACTACGATGCGTGATGACTCTATTTGATCCATTGGGATTGCTCTCACCGTTCCTCATCCATGGCAAAGTTCTTATCCAAGACATTTGGAGAGAAGGCACTGAATGGGACGAACAAGTCAGCACAAACGTATTTGCGAAATGGCAGCGGTGGGTGCAGATGATTGAGTACATCTCCGGGGTGCGCATTCCTAGATGTTATTTCCACCATGCGAATCATAAGACCTATCACAACTCCGAGCTCCATGTGTTCGTCGACGCAAGCGAGGTAGCGTACTCTTGTGCGATCTATCTGCGCACTCTTAGTTCAGAAATGGGTCCGCTGTGCTGCTTAATTGCTGCCAAATCCAAAATTGCTCCGCTAAAGCCGTGGTCTATTCCCAGACTAGAACTACAAGGCTGTGTCTTGGGCGTACGTTGGTCGAAGTTCGTCCGAGAAAATCACGGTATTCCTGTATCCAAGATGGTGTTTTGGACGGATTCCAGAACAGCCCTGGCCTGGATCATGGCCGACCCTAGGAGCTACCGACAATTCGTGTCCTTCAGAGTAGGAGAGATTCTGGAGCACACCACGGCAAGCGAATGGCGATGGGTGCCATCAAAGTCAAACCCAGCAGATGAAGCGACTAAATGGGGCAGCGGTCCGTACTTCGACCCAAACAGTAAGTGGTTCCATGGTCCGGACTTCCTGCGCCTACCGGAGGAAGAGTGGCCTCATCCAAAAGAGCCGGTGATGGTTACTACCGAGGAGATGCGGGCATCGATTCTGCACCACTGTTCATTCGAGCCG ATGCACCTGAAATACACAGGACAACTTCAGCAGTCTGAACTTCGAGCAGCAGAAACTACGATATGCAAGCTAGTGCAGTACGACTCCTACCCTGATGAGATCGCTGCACTGTCCAACAAGGTACCGAACGAAACCGGGCAGGAGGCTATCGGGAAACACAGCTCCATCTACCGATTAATGCCGATTATGGACGACAACGGGTTGCTACGTGAACGTGGCCGGATCGGAGCAGCTGCAGACATCGGCTACAACGTGTGTCATCCAATTATACTGCCGAGAAATCATCATATCACGGAACTTCTCGTTCGTCGATACCATGAGCGATACCGTCATGGAAATACAGAAACGGTGGTTAACGAGATCCGCCAGCTGTACAGCATTTCAAGACTGCGGTTGGTGGTCAAAAGGGTAAGCCGTGAATGTACGTTCTGCAAGATCCGCCGAGCGAAACCAGCAATTCCACCAATGGCGCCGCTTCCACCTGCTCGCCTGGCTCACCATGAACGGGCCTTCACCTACACAGGGGGGGACTATTTCGGGCCGCTGCTGGTCAAGCTGGGAAGATCAAACGTCAAACGCTGGGTCGCATTGTTCACCTGTTTAACAGTACGTGCCGTCTATCTCGAAGTCGCGTACACACTGTCAACCGAATCCTGTATTTCCTGCGTCCGCCGATTCGTGGGTCGCCGAGGCCCACCCGCCGAATTCTTCAGTGACAACGGAACAAACTTCCAAGGCGCTGACCGAGTGCTGCGACATCAGATTAGCCAGGGACTGTCCGACACCTTCACTAGTACCAATACTAAATGGAACTTCATTCCGCCAGGAGCACCGCACATGGGAGGAGCATGGGAACGCCTGGTGAAGTCAGTAAAAACCTCCATGACCGAGGCGTACTCCGAGGAGAAACTCGATGACGAGGGGCTGCAGACACTGGTCGTGGAGGCTGAACGTATGGTGAACTCGAGGCCTCTGACGTATCTGCCGCTGAGGAGTCTGAGGAGTCGGAG AGATCAACGAAGCAACGATACAGTCTGGGTTCAGCCAAGTGAACTAGTCCGCCGAGAAATCCTGGGGAGATCCTGGGAACTAATCCAGCGTCAGCTGGATGTTTTCTGGAGACGTTGGATGGTCGAATATTTGCCGGTGATCCGCCGACAGCCGAAGTGGTTCGACGAAACTCGTTCGCTAGAACCAGGAGATCTGGTGATGGTCGCAGAACCGACGAAGCGAAACGGATGGGAACGAGGACGAATCATTCGCATGATCTCGAATCCGGATGGTCGACATCGTCAGGCCGTCGTACAGATTGGACAAAGAGCGTGGTGCGGCCGGTCTCAAGGTTAG